The nucleotide sequence TTATAGTGTCTAtgtaaattaataaaatgtaGCTGATATAAAAGCTATTATAATCTCGTTTTGTAATGGTGAGAATAATGACGATATTGATATGAGCAAGTGACGAACTTAAAATATATCTACGGTTCTGCTGAATTAGCGAAGCAAAGATTGCCTTTAATTTTAGATGTAAATGTTTAAACTAATAACAAGAAGGACAGTAATGCAATGACTATTGAACCTAGATTTGTCTTAGTTTGTAAAGCCATATCTTCGAAAATAGAAAGGGAATAGCTTGTTGTCGTCGATGATTCGGAATATACTTCTAATGAAGGGTAAGAAGTGACCAGGCTAGTTTCTGAAGATTCCTGTGTATACAATGTTTGTGTTGTAATATGTGGAACATATGTTTCAATTGAAAGGGTTGAGGTGTTTTTAGTGaccaaaatatttgaaatagtTGAAGAAGAGGTCATAGAAGTAGTGGTGGCTGTTGAACTGGTAGAAATAGTTGAAGCAGTAGAAATGGTTGAGATTGTAGAAACAGTGGAGGTAGCAGAGGTGGTCAAGTTGGTCACTTTATTACTACTATTACCGATGTTACCAGAGTTAAATTTATTGCCGAAAGAAAGACTGTCACTGGAACTCTCAGGACAAAACGTTGTGGTTAAGAATACCAAATTGTGTAATGTTGAGGTAGTCGTAGAAGCCAAAGCAGGTGGTAAGTTTTTATCATAAGTATTAGATGGGGTTTCAACATGGTAGATGATTTCAGTGGTAATTAAGCCATCAGTGCCAGTGGTGACTGTTGTCTCGGTAGAGTAGGTGGTGGTGTAGGTGCCAGTCCAGCCAgtggtggtggtggtggtggATGTGATGATGGTCGATGGGGTTTCAACATGGTAGATGATTTCAGTGGTAATTAAGCCATCAGTGCCAGTGGTGACTGTTGTCTCGGTAGAGTAGGTGGTGGTGTAGGTGCCAGTCCAGCCAgtggtggtggtggtggtggATGTGATGATGGTCGATGGGGTTTCAACATGGTAGATGATTTCAGTGGTAGTTAAGCCATCAGTGCCAGTGGTGACAGTAGTCTCGGTAGAGTATGTGGTGGTGTAGGTGCCAGTCCAGCCAGTGGTGGTGGTGGATGTGATGATGGTCGATGGGGTTTCAACATGGTAGATGATTTCAGTGGTAGTTAAGCCATCAGTGCCAGTGGTGACTGTTGTCTCGGTAGAGTAGGTGGTGGTGTAGGTGCCAGTCCAGCCAGTGGTGGTGGTGGATGTGATGATGGTCGATGGGGTTTCAACATGGTAGATGATTTCAGTGGTAGTTAAGCCATCAGTGCCAGTGGTGACTGTTGTCTCGGTAGAGTAGGTGGTGGTGTAGGTGCCAGTCCAGCCAGTGGTGGTGGTGGATGTGATGATGGTCGATGGGGTTTCAACATGGTAGATGATTTCAGTGGTAGTTAAACCATCGGTGCCAGTGGTGACAGTAGTCTCGGTAGAGTAAGTGGTGGTGTAGGTGCCAGTCCAGCCAGTGGTAGTCGACGATGTCACTGTAACGGGTATGTCGATAGTATCTAACAAAGCAACAGCATTTGCAGTACCTCCATAAATTTCGTACACAATAGTtgtttgaattttattgGTATATTTGGTACTGGCAAGTGTATCTGTACAACTATATTTAGCGCTAACGAAATGTGTAACAGCAGTAGCATCGCTTGGAAAGGATTGCTGGGCATCTATCCATAAACCGTAACCTGCATCTGCTTGACTCATCTCTATGTTTAAATCATTACCCATACATATGACATTGGCGTCAGCGCTCTCATAAGCCTTTAAGAACCAAAAATCATTAAAGTTATCCGATAAAAAGACTTCTGGCGTAGCGCAGTCTAACGTGAATCCATCATTTCCAAAATCGTAATTTATATCTTGAGTACCCCCAAGTAGATAACCATTAGGGCATACCATAGACAGATAGTAACTTCCAAAACTTTCGCTTGGAATCGAACGAATAGCATAATATAAATCATAGTTGAAATCAACAGCATTGAATGAAATTTCTGCTGTAATACCACCTAAAGCAGTAACTTCATTAGTACcacttttaaaatattgtgCACCTTCTATATCAACTTCTGATGCAGAACCACCAGCATTAAAACTTACAGAAAATGAGATAGACCCAGATAATGTTTCTTGATCAGATAAAGCGACTTTTGACGTACACCTCACAATAGATTCCAAATATTGAGATGCACCTTGTTGTAAAACGTTACATGTAAACACTTCAGTACCATCTTGAAGCGTAATAGGCAATTCAGTTGATTGGCCATTGAATTTAACACGATAAATATAAGGGAACTTAAGGTCAAAATAGTCACCAGGTTCCACTATTGTTGCTGAATCTAAATCGAAGTTGAAGGAAGCAACCCACCCATTGTTAGGCGTGTGATCTGATGTTTCTGGAGTAAATTCAAGCCCGGAATATGTGACGTTTGTTAATTCAGCAGCGAAGGCAACCGACAGTAGAAATAAAGACAGTAGAaacttaaaatatttagcCGTCATTgttcttttcaaatttgaaatgaatgaatataatttattttgtagtTATTACTCTAGGAtagaataatataataacgGCTTTCCAATTAAGCTATTTGATaacttattttttaattgagATATCTCCAATAGATGGCCcatttatatacatatctaaattttcttttttctatttGAGATGGAGAAGTTTGAGGTTGATACATTAATAGTAATTATTTAACCATTGCAATGGGTCTTTGGTTTATGAggttttttttcaaaaccTATGCATCTATTTTACTATTGTATCCTGTAATTGATGTAATTTTTAACATAATGGAACATCTGATCACCAGAAGAGGTAATTctcaaataatgaattcaattgtGAGGTATCGAGAAGTATCAATACCAGCAAAGTAACATATATTCTCTACCTCCATTGACACCACATCTTATTAGAACTTTGCTTTCGAAAAATTTTAACATTGAACAGTTTCGTTCCAAATTTGGATATCATTAAACTTTTTTGGTAAAACACTCCTACCCATAGGTATAACCACCAACAAAACCAGGGAACCCCAACTGCAGTTGTATCAACCATGTAATAATTTGTGACACTTGGTTTGTATCTTTAATTATAGTAACTACTTCCACCTGTGTCAACTGGCAACTCATCGCTTTCCTGATTCGGCCACCAATGAATCAAGAGCTTCGCGCATTAGCGTCGTAGTCGAGCAGAGTTGTACGACATTTACACTTTAGTAGAAGAAGCCATTATTAATAAGACAGCAATACAAACGGAACACCTATACTGAGATCCTCAAGAGAGGTATAGGACCATCAAGTTCAGAGATCTGTTCAACCAGAACTAGGAGTGTCCTTACATGTCCGGTGTGGACAAATGCTATTACTCGCAAGAGATATGTTATGGGATCTGAAACCTCAAAATTCCCATACCTCTATTGACGTTTAAAATAGCACGAAGCCATCGTTCACTTGGAACATGTTTCCGGTCTAATCATTCTGTAAATATGTTTCCAATGACCTCTATCTCCCGTTTCACCAATGAAATACAAATGTAAACATAGTGCCACCAGCATAGAAAACGATTCGAGAGGGTGTTCTAATGTAAACCATAAATGCTTGCAAATCTAACGACATCAAACAGTTACCTAATGTGGACAGTAATGGGATACACAAGAAACAACAACTTGAACATGActagtatatatatatatatactagTTGTATCCACAAAGCATAGTTAAGAAAGCAGTATAGCACTGGTGCGTTTGCACACCCATACACACCACAAGCACTCCACTTCTTGCACCATCGAGCCATTGTCGTTTTTTAACTGAATGAGATACAACTACCTTTAGCCAGATATCACCAAACTGCCCATCCTCGAAACCGATATGATGCTGATACTCCAGATCCAGAGATCTTGAGgtaattatttacattgtTCGCACCATTTTCGCTCAGTTTTGCTCTCTCGGCCGAGAAATCTTTCATCGAACGGTACAAAAAACACAATTTCGAAATCTactcatctcatctcatcgatTTTAGTTTGAATATTTGGTTAAAAGACATATTCGAATATTTATGGTTTGATTGCGATTGGGAGAAAGACAAAGGGAAAGCCTTTAAACATTCTGTGAATCAGTTCATTCCGGTGAATTGAACTTATAGGGCTGACTTTCTATTTTGAGTCACATATAGACTTTTAGATACTTGTATCGCGTTATATTCTAGATGTTACTTTAATTGCATGTCTTGAAGCTATTTAAAATAGTAACTAGTTGATGCTGGATGGGTGGTTCTCGTAAAACCTATTTAACcaaattcatatataagtatCAATTGAGGGAAGCTGAAACTTGGTTGTCACCTTCCAGCCTTAactattcttttttttatcttaAGTTTGGTGTGGTGAAAAGTGTTCAGGTTTGCTTTTGAGAGAGAGAGAGGTATATAGTAACGCAAATATTCGTGATATGTCTGAAGTGGATTACGAGAAAACAGATGCTATTAGTGATTCCTCAAAGGAGGTTGCTGCTGTGAATTCTGAAAGTTTTGATGATTGCAATTCAAGTGACAGTTTGGCTAAACATAATTTCGAGGTCTCCACTACTCAGGTGTCTTCCAAATTCTCAGATACAGAGGTTGATGTTGCATTGAAGTTTCTACAAGATGCTGGTATTAAAGGTAATTCTGCTGGTAGTGATGAGAAGGATGCTGCTGATCTAGAGGACCAATCGGAGATAGATTTAACAGAGGGACATGTGGTGTTGAAAGGTTCAAAAGATCTGTCCAAAAAGACAATGAGGAAACTAGATCTCGTTATACTGACTTTTCTATGTTGTACTTACTTCCTTATGTTCTTGGATAAAGtcttattaaattatgCTGCTGCTATGGGtattaaaaagaatttgaaagGCGACGACTTCTCAAATTTAGGTACGATTTTTGGTGCTGGCTATATTTTCATGGAACCATTTACTACATACTTATTCCAAAAATATCCATTATCTAAAATTCTGAGTTCGTTTATTTTATGTTGGGGTATAGTTCTTGCATGTCATTCTGCATGCAAAACTTATGCCTCACTGATGATTGTACGTCTACTATTAGGCATGTTTGAATCTTCTAGTGCTGCAGGTTGTATAGCAATCAGCGGTATGTACTACACAAAGTCTGAACAAAGTGCAAGAATAGGTTACTGGGCTACTCAAGCAGGCACTGGTTATGTGATTGGTGGcttaatttcttttggtTTCCAGCATTATCATGGTACAGAATTCTATTCATGGcaaataatgtttttagTTGTCGGCTTAGTGACTATAGCTTTTGGTATCTTGACTTATTTCTATTTACCAGATAACATCACTAATGCATGGTTCTTGGATCAAAACGAAAAAGTCGAAGTGATCGAACACATTAGAAGCAATCAAACTGGTctagaaaacaaaaaattcaaactTGATCAAGTTAAAGAGTTATTCTTTCACGACAAATTGACATGGCCAATGTTATTGCTGACAGGCTGTTCCCAAATATCTACTGGTGCCATTGGTACATTCTCCGTCACTATCACAGGTACATTTGGATTTGATAATTATGTCACAGCTCTTCTGCAATTACCAATCGGTGCTATTGTTGCATTGATCATCATCATAACGACACAAATGTTGGCACGTTGGGGAAACATTACTCTAATTACTGCATCGATGTATGTGCCTGCAATTGTTGGTTGTATTGTAATGTTATCCTTACCTCTTTCAAACAAAGTAGGTAACTTACTTGGATTGTACTTGGTCTACAGTGGATCTTGTACAATCACAAACATATACATTTGGAACACTTGGAACACTTCTGGTTACTGCAAGAGGATATTCAGAAACGCAGCTACATTAATAGTCTATAACGTTGCATGTATTGTTGCACCACAAATGTTCAGAGTTAGTGATTACCCACATTATACACCAGCAAAAATTGCATTACTAGTAACCCAATGTGTATGCATTCCCCtacaattttttattggaTACCTCTGTAAAAAAGAGAATGAAAAGAGAGATAAAGAGCAAGAAGGTGGTCCAAAACCTAAATATGAGTTCTTAGATCTTACAGATATCCAAAATAGAAGTTTTAGatacatttattaaatattctttcaCATCAAATAAAGCAGCCGACTGTGGCACATCcttaattaatatatatacagactaatatataaacgtacaattaaaataacatATCAACGATcacttatatatttcaatattgtGACATTTCAAACTTGTCCATAGGTTTAAAGAGATGACGgttttctttaattaaGGTCGCCTGTGAAACTTTTGTCAccataaaattttttaaagctCATCGCAACTTTCAAATGATGAGAGTTTTAAAAGCTTGTTACTAGAACCTGATATTCTAGTTAAAACACATTCATTGAAGGGTCATTCATCAAAGACTTAGTAtcatatttgatatattattgttttttgttGATATACCTTTGTTATTACAAATTTTAGAGAAGGCAGCCAATAAGTTTGATAATACCCAACACAAAAAACAACACAAACCAAAAGATGTCAAACGCTGATGACTTAGACGATGGATTAGTTTACGACCTCGAGTCTGATTCTAATGATGCTCAACAAGTAGATAACCTACTCAACGATGTTGACGGAGCTAGTGATGTTGAAGAAGCCACTGAGGTATCAACAAAGAGAAAGgtagaagaagatgacATAACAGAAATTGCTAAAGATACTGAAGAAATTCCATCAAACGATGAAGAACATCTATCGAGGAGACAaaagaaactgaaaaattctAAATTGCATCAAAAGAGGAAAGAGGAGCAAGCATATGAAGTaaattttaagaaacaACTCCCAAAATCTGATACTAGCGGAATTGCTGACTATTTTACTAAAATCATTAGAGAGAAAAACCCTGATTTGAGTGCTCTAGAGTTAGAAGAACTATATATCAACAAGAGTAATTTCATTACTACTGAAAAATTCGAGAATGATCGTGATTTGGCTAACTTCCCAGACTTTATGGCTCAATTCTCAAAATCTCCCAAAGcaattatattttccaTGTCTAATATGAGAGTAGCTGATGTGTCAAGAAGTTTAAATTCTGATAACAATtgtataaaattatttgctAAGAACAAACTTAAAGAAGATGTACAAACTGTCAACGAGGTATTTGAAggaaaaaataaaagatttaagaatacgaaatattttattgcTACACCAACTAGAATGgataaattattggaaACAACTGATCTATTTTTCCAAGGTAAAGATAAATTGGATATAATTCTAGATGCATCATACTTAGATGCAAAGAACAATTCGTTATTGTCTTCAGAAAATTCGGCACTATTGATCAAAGTGTTAAAAACTATTTTAGATAAGAAGAGTTCTGTCAAGATACTactatattaattatagaACCTACGTTTAGATTATACCGTCTATTagaataattattaaaatgcaaaatgttaaaacagaatattatataacCAACCATATATGTTATCTATAAGTTCAGTACTTAATCTCTCTCTAGTAAATACGTCCATATATAGTAATGCAAATAAAAGTCCAAGTGTGTATAATTATTTGCGACTTCATTCAAAGTCCATAAAAACCTTTCTTTGggtaatattaatttatttcaacTTAAATTTACCTCAATCTTACTTATCTTAGCTTGTAGTGGTTCTAGAAGTGCTTTTAATGGAGCCGCTCCTTGATACTGTATTCTCAGAATTCCTTCTAGTAGTTAACTTGGGAGTTTGTTTTACTATGACCCTATCTGTCATTCTACGTTGTCCTTGTTTCCAATTATCAAAGTCGATCAAGGCTTGCATGCAGCCCCATTCagtaatttttttgcttaACCAATGTAAATTGACCGGTTTTGTCAAATAATCGTTACAACCTGATACCAATGCCTCTCTTTTATCCGTAAGAGAGTTCGAAGCAGTGAATGCAACCATAATTACTGGTGCCCCTAGAACAGGTTTTTCCACTGATTCTACAATTGACAATGATGAAGACGATGCCATTGGGTTTCGTATTCCAATTCCTTTTAGCTTTTCACATTCCCTAATTTCCTTTGCTGCATCGATACCTGACATTACTGGCAATTGCAAATCCATGAAGATTAGATGTATACcaccttctttccatttttcaacTGCTTCACGACCATTTTTTGCAATTCTATAAGAAATCTTATGTTTTCTCAGGAATGAAGCAAGAATGGTTTGATTGATAACGTTATCTTCCACGATCAACACAGTAATATTTGGAAAAACTTTTTCACtgttgaatttaaattcaataggTGAAATCATCTTATCAGTTGAATAACTTAATGAGTTAAAAGATGgatctttaaaatttgaagatgaattgGTTCgatttttcaaagtttGATCCCCAGGTTgttgatttatattttcattggTTTCATAAACATTCTCAATATTGTTGGATATAATATCTTGTTCTGACTGAACCATGTCATTAGTTgctttattaattgtagAATCCGAAGTCCCTGACTTGTCTCTTGTATGTGCTTTGATGAATTCTGTATCCTCTATATCTTGAAAGTTTTCTGGTAACAATAAGACACCCCGAGTAGGATAACCATTCTCGAGctgttcttgttcttgtGTCGGCGTAGTTAAATTATTGCCATTTTCGTCATAATTTGGTATTATTTCATACTGTCCATCTTTATCCACATTATACGgattttcattataaagATCGGTATTCAGTTTATCTTCTACGATTAGTGATTGCAGATATCCATTATCGATATTTTCTCCAGCAGCTGTTGGGTAATTCTGTTCATTAAACTTTTTCGGATCTACGTTTACTTGTGCTGATTGCTCTTTAGATGTACCCTCATTTTCCAATTGTTGTATGTCGGAATTATGAAATATCAGTAAGGGTTCTGCAACACTTTGTGAACCAAGAGGGCCGAAAAGTCCTGTGTAAACGTTTCTCACCATTTCATCTGgtgaaaatataatgcCGTAAAGATTTTCATCTATTAACTCAGTAGTGAATTTCAACCGTTTTTCCACTGTTTCGGGAGATGTGAATGATCTCTCCATGTATTGGGATAGATTATTCGAACGATGTTGTAGATTATGCAGATTCAAGTTCGAAGAACTTGCTATTATGGAAGATGGAGATAATCGAGCATTACTCGAAAAAACGTCGCTGAACTTATCTCGATTATTACAGGTGGAATCATTAAgttgtattatattttccGATTTCCCAGCGtcattttgttttttcagCTCTAAAGGAGTGAGAAACTTACTATAACCTGCAGAAGAATCACCATTGCCAGCAGTGATAATTTTAGGTCCCAAGTTATTTTTTGGTAACGGCGATAAAGTATCCCCTATGTTAGATTTAAAGTCAAAATCAATAACCCCTAACGAAAACGTAGTATTATCATTACAGGAAGCCCATTCCAAACTACTCAATTTGAGCAGAATCTTAGTCTTCAGATCATCAATTGTATCGGAATCTGAAAATACAATTGCGGTAGGTTGactataaatattttgatttctcCTATCATCCAATTTAACCCAAATTTTCCAGCCCATAACAGAATTAAAAGGTATTGTATCCAAAAATAAAGGTGAAAGCGGCTTACGTCTCTCAACAATATCACTTTGCATGCTGTATATCTAAAAACCACAAACAAACCACAAACCACTAGGCAATTGTTCTATCTAAACGTGGAATTGGGAACTTTCCTTTCAAATAATCTTTTCACTATAATGTAAAATAAACTGTTCTAGCAATGCCTCGGTTCTATCTAAATAGAAACcttaaaagaaatatggAAGGCTCTCAATGCAACACACGGGTATTAAATCTTGTTGACAGGAGCCTGATGGTGGTTATAATACAATTAGAACTACATATTCATCTTTTAATAGTTATTCGTGCCTCTTAATGCCCAATTTCATGTTTGAAGTTTCTTGAAAGTTGAGCGAAACGCAGTTCGTGGATTGCGATGAGGCAGAAGGTCAAACATTTGAGCTTGTATGATGATATATTGATGATTGAACAAGTTCATTAGTCAAAAGGACAGTTAATTAATCACATAAGTGAGATCTGAATTGTGTGGTGAAGCTGTGTGAGATCTGGTGCTTCTGTCcgtattattttctttatcaaaGACCATGAACTAGGGGACAGAAAGAGAGATAGCGAAAGTAAGAACAGATTCGGTTTTGATTATACTGCACCAGAGGTTTATAGTAGTATGAGCGACGTTGGCATGGAAAATCGTTCACGAGGTGTTGAATTGGTGAGAGATGAATTGGGGAGGTATCTTTTACAGTATTTGTTATTCTGCCAAGGTATCTGTAACGAGTCATTTATGTTGCTTGCCTTAATGAGATTGCATTTGACTGATGGCAGTTCATCGGATGATTTCTATAGATTGAATATGGTCGAATTGAACGCAGAGTTGGATGCGATCATTGACCTGGTGAATGTCAAGctagataaattaaaattcaaaatctgCAAAGTGAGCCATCCACTGGGTAAAGATGAAGTGTCGAGCTACACGAAAGACGATATCGAGAAATTGCTGCTTGCAATCAATGATGATTCGGACGAAGACACTCTGTCGAAGGATGTCATACTGGAGTTTGCTAGCCAGGTACAGGCGAGTAACAAGTATTACGTATATGTGAATCTAGAATCGGACAAAGAGACAGAACTGGCGACTACGTATACTGTGAAAGAAATCGAATGCATGAAGAGGTTGATCAAGATGATGGTGAACAACTCCACACGACCACGGGAGGTGGACACCACAGTGCGTGCGAACCCTGTATTCAAAGAGATAAAGAATATGTTGTCGAGATACGAGCGGGATAGAGGAGGCGACACAGAGGAGGAAGTCAATGTTCCGATGTGGACTTCGTATATTAGTTACCAAATCGGTTCCACCGAGGCTGCCAGCAACATGGTGATGACCTCCACTGAGACTCAGGTGTTTCTGAATACTTTATGCGCCGACAAATGGTTTTATAGGACTCGTAATGGTCGCTATGGACTTGATCTGAAAGGTGCATTTGAATTACAAGAATACCTCAGGGATACATATGAGTTACAGCTGTGCTCCGTTTGCAAGCAAATAGTGCTGCAAGGGATATTGTGCAATGACAACACTTCCTTGGCGCCAGACAAGCCGACGACTGCTAAATGCAATTCTTGGCATATCGATTGCTTTCACCATTACATAACACATATAAGCCAGCAATGCGAAACTTGTGGGAACAACCTCCTAGAAAATTTAACGTACATATTATAGTATACACAGAGTACATACACAGATACATGCCACTATTATTTACAAGCAAGATTGAAACATCCCTTATTTCCTTACACCTTTCTTCTCGATGAAATCTTTTGCTTCATTGATCTTTGTAGCAACATAAGGCGAGCCACCTTTATCGGGATGATTAGCCAACATGATCTTCCTATGCACGTCTTTCAGAGTCTTCTTATTTAAGTTGGATTCCTTGAGATTCAAGATCTGCAAAGCTTCTCCCATATTCATCTTTGGATCGAAACCACCTTTTAAGAATTGTCCAGAACCATGCTTACCTCCATTAATTCTCACTCGTACGGACTTGTAAGCCCCGGCAAGCATGTAAACAGCAAAAAACCCACCAACACTACTAATTACAGGATGATCGCCCATGTAGGTAACCATCCTATCAAAATACAAATCCATCCCAGACTTCTTCCCCTGACCGTGGACACCCATGTCCAACTGGGGCCCATTAACCCTATCTTCACCAGAATTCTGCGACATAAGGACTCACTAACGCTTTTTAATGCTCTTGTCCATCAAACGAGACACACTCTAAGGCATGCATACATGTCTCCCAACGTATAAATATGCATGTGCAGACACCCAAAAACACCAATTATCTGAACTATCATCAGCTTTCCTTTCTCATTTATCGTTGTTATCATCTGAACTTCCAATTTTTGAAGTTCAGAATCTCATCGCCTCTgcaaaaaacaaaaaaattttcatctcatctcacTTTTACATAACTTCGACTCTACAAAGTAGTGAGGTTGTTGGACATATTTGCAATATATAAGTAGGATTCTATAGTATTTCGAATAGAGGCTCTCTTGTTTGGTGTTTGTTGTTATAGCCAAGTATCTGATTGATTAGAGACCTGCCCCCCAGCGCACGACAGTCGAGTAAAATAAGTTCACGATGAGAATCTACCAATGTCACTTCTGTTCATCTCCTGTGTATCCAGGTCATGGGATCATGTTTGTCCGTAATGATGCTAAGGAATTCAGATTCTGTCGTTCCAAGTGTCATAAGAATTTCAAACAGCGTCGTAATCCACGTAAGTTGAAATGGACGAAAGCTTTCAGAAAAGCTGCCGGCAAGGAGTTGGCTGTGGATTCGACTTTGACTTTTGCACAGAGGAGAAATGTGCCTGTTAGGTACAATAGAGAACTAGTGGCCACCACTTTGAAGGCCATGGCCAGAATAGAA is from Tetrapisispora phaffii CBS 4417 chromosome 14, complete genome and encodes:
- the SAG1 gene encoding Sag1p (similar to Saccharomyces cerevisiae SAG1 (YJR004C); ancestral locus Anc_5.225), producing MTAKYFKFLLSLFLLSVAFAAELTNVTYSGLEFTPETSDHTPNNGWVASFNFDLDSATIVEPGDYFDLKFPYIYRVKFNGQSTELPITLQDGTEVFTCNVLQQGASQYLESIVRCTSKVALSDQETLSGSISFSVSFNAGGSASEVDIEGAQYFKSGTNEVTALGGITAEISFNAVDFNYDLYYAIRSIPSESFGSYYLSMVCPNGYLLGGTQDINYDFGNDGFTLDCATPEVFLSDNFNDFWFLKAYESADANVICMGNDLNIEMSQADAGYGLWIDAQQSFPSDATAVTHFVSAKYSCTDTLASTKYTNKIQTTIVYEIYGGTANAVALLDTIDIPVTVTSSTTTGWTGTYTTTYSTETTVTTGTDGLTTTEIIYHVETPSTIITSTTTTGWTGTYTTTYSTETTVTTGTDGLTTTEIIYHVETPSTIITSTTTTGWTGTYTTTYSTETTVTTGTDGLTTTEIIYHVETPSTIITSTTTTGWTGTYTTTYSTETTVTTGTDGLTTTEIIYHVETPSTIITSTTTTTTGWTGTYTTTYSTETTVTTGTDGLITTEIIYHVETPSTIITSTTTTTTGWTGTYTTTYSTETTVTTGTDGLITTEIIYHVETPSNTYDKNLPPALASTTTSTLHNLVFLTTTFCPESSSDSLSFGNKFNSGNIGNSSNKVTNLTTSATSTVSTISTISTASTISTSSTATTTSMTSSSTISNILVTKNTSTLSIETYVPHITTQTLYTQESSETSLVTSYPSLEVYSESSTTTSYSLSIFEDMALQTKTNLGSIVIALLSFLLLV
- the THI73 gene encoding Thi73p (similar to Saccharomyces cerevisiae THI73 (YLR004C); ancestral locus Anc_5.227) — translated: MSEVDYEKTDAISDSSKEVAAVNSESFDDCNSSDSLAKHNFEVSTTQVSSKFSDTEVDVALKFLQDAGIKGNSAGSDEKDAADLEDQSEIDLTEGHVVLKGSKDLSKKTMRKLDLVILTFLCCTYFLMFLDKVLLNYAAAMGIKKNLKGDDFSNLGTIFGAGYIFMEPFTTYLFQKYPLSKILSSFILCWGIVLACHSACKTYASLMIVRLLLGMFESSSAAGCIAISGMYYTKSEQSARIGYWATQAGTGYVIGGLISFGFQHYHGTEFYSWQIMFLVVGLVTIAFGILTYFYLPDNITNAWFLDQNEKVEVIEHIRSNQTGLENKKFKLDQVKELFFHDKLTWPMLLLTGCSQISTGAIGTFSVTITGTFGFDNYVTALLQLPIGAIVALIIIITTQMLARWGNITLITASMYVPAIVGCIVMLSLPLSNKVGNLLGLYLVYSGSCTITNIYIWNTWNTSGYCKRIFRNAATLIVYNVACIVAPQMFRVSDYPHYTPAKIALLVTQCVCIPLQFFIGYLCKKENEKRDKEQEGGPKPKYEFLDLTDIQNRSFRYIY
- the CMS1 gene encoding Cms1p (similar to Saccharomyces cerevisiae YLR003C; ancestral locus Anc_5.228), whose amino-acid sequence is MSNADDLDDGLVYDLESDSNDAQQVDNLLNDVDGASDVEEATEVSTKRKVEEDDITEIAKDTEEIPSNDEEHLSRRQKKLKNSKLHQKRKEEQAYEVNFKKQLPKSDTSGIADYFTKIIREKNPDLSALELEELYINKSNFITTEKFENDRDLANFPDFMAQFSKSPKAIIFSMSNMRVADVSRSLNSDNNCIKLFAKNKLKEDVQTVNEVFEGKNKRFKNTKYFIATPTRMDKLLETTDLFFQGKDKLDIILDASYLDAKNNSLLSSENSALLIKVLKTILDKKSSVKILLY
- the SSK1 gene encoding mitogen-activated protein kinase kinase kinase SSK1 (similar to Saccharomyces cerevisiae SSK1 (YLR006C); ancestral locus Anc_5.230), with product MQSDIVERRKPLSPLFLDTIPFNSVMGWKIWVKLDDRRNQNIYSQPTAIVFSDSDTIDDLKTKILLKLSSLEWASCNDNTTFSLGVIDFDFKSNIGDTLSPLPKNNLGPKIITAGNGDSSAGYSKFLTPLELKKQNDAGKSENIIQLNDSTCNNRDKFSDVFSSNARLSPSSIIASSSNLNLHNLQHRSNNLSQYMERSFTSPETVEKRLKFTTELIDENLYGIIFSPDEMVRNVYTGLFGPLGSQSVAEPLLIFHNSDIQQLENEGTSKEQSAQVNVDPKKFNEQNYPTAAGENIDNGYLQSLIVEDKLNTDLYNENPYNVDKDGQYEIIPNYDENGNNLTTPTQEQEQLENGYPTRGVLLLPENFQDIEDTEFIKAHTRDKSGTSDSTINKATNDMVQSEQDIISNNIENVYETNENINQQPGDQTLKNRTNSSSNFKDPSFNSLSYSTDKMISPIEFKFNSEKVFPNITVLIVEDNVINQTILASFLRKHKISYRIAKNGREAVEKWKEGGIHLIFMDLQLPVMSGIDAAKEIRECEKLKGIGIRNPMASSSSLSIVESVEKPVLGAPVIMVAFTASNSLTDKREALVSGCNDYLTKPVNLHWLSKKITEWGCMQALIDFDNWKQGQRRMTDRVIVKQTPKLTTRRNSENTVSRSGSIKSTSRTTTS
- the NSE1 gene encoding Smc5-Smc6 complex subunit NSE1 (similar to Saccharomyces cerevisiae NSE1 (YLR007W); ancestral locus Anc_5.231) — its product is MSDVGMENRSRGVELVRDELGRYLLQYLLFCQGICNESFMLLALMRLHLTDGSSSDDFYRLNMVELNAELDAIIDLVNVKLDKLKFKICKVSHPLGKDEVSSYTKDDIEKLLLAINDDSDEDTLSKDVILEFASQVQASNKYYVYVNLESDKETELATTYTVKEIECMKRLIKMMVNNSTRPREVDTTVRANPVFKEIKNMLSRYERDRGGDTEEEVNVPMWTSYISYQIGSTEAASNMVMTSTETQVFLNTLCADKWFYRTRNGRYGLDLKGAFELQEYLRDTYELQLCSVCKQIVLQGILCNDNTSLAPDKPTTAKCNSWHIDCFHHYITHISQQCETCGNNLLENLTYIL